AGCTAATGGCTGCTCTTATCCTTTCTTCAACTCCACCAGCACTTGGCGCGCGACTTCTTTTAGGGTTTCGAAAACGCCAACACCTTTAAACGCGACGGCTTCGAACACCGGCTCGCCTTTGCGCTGCAGTTCGCGCTTGAGGTCTTCCACCGGCATGGCGGTGGGCAGGTCGCGCTTGTTGAGTTGCAGGACG
This region of Terriglobia bacterium genomic DNA includes:
- a CDS encoding GTPase domain-containing protein, which codes for GQVFYDASRKLILRGVDGVVFVADSQEERLDANLEALENLQENLKEHGYDFKKIPYVLQLNKRDLPTAMPVEDLKRELQRKGEPVFEAVAFKGVGVFETLKEVARQVLVELKKG